From Anopheles arabiensis isolate DONGOLA chromosome 3, AaraD3, whole genome shotgun sequence, a single genomic window includes:
- the LOC120900836 gene encoding phenoloxidase-activating factor 1-like → MRNRKSCFSMMMRANNYCWSVRSRTLFCAVLCFTWLSNAHTIEESETSGSNTVARSLPITYDELPSPSAETTSAGQKQQSKALYRVSCPGLTECVPLAECPELLLEISRQCYRGDFSLSCGMNEYEPHVCCPRVVTSPTFNDQRAPAACGKSIVQGDFYNGLGAYPFVARIGFKNTKTGTFIFPCSGSIIARQIVLTSAHCALAKAESHRLSSVRVGDYDTRTDPDCGSTGFCAPVAINHAVSQIIVHPDYIEGQYHHDIALLILRTPINYTVAAQPICLHARKQDLTVGRRVQIIGWGKLSTSAAKSPELQSLEVPLTSWDKCVRAYASTGALQSPQSIDGEWMCAGGEGRDACHGFGGAPLIIRDQGRYAQIGIMSFGAETCGALNMPSVYTSIAHYAPWIEANSPKVFV, encoded by the exons CACACACCATCGAGGAAAGCGAAACGTCCGGCAGCAATACCGTGGCCCGCTCGCTCCCCATCACCTACGACGAGCTACCCTCCCCCTCAGCCGAAACGACATCCGCCGGCCAGAAACAGCAATCGAAAGCCCTCTACCGGGTCAGCTGTCCCGGGCTGACCGAGTGCGTACCGCTTGCCGAATGTCCCGAGCTGCTGCTAGAGATCTCGCGCCAATGCTATCGGGGTGATTTTTCACTTTCCTGCGGTATGAACGAGTACGAGCCGCACGTTTGCTGTCCGCGCGTTGTGACGTCGCCCACCTTCAATGATCAGCGGGCACCGGCGGCCTGTGGGAAGAGCATCGTGCAGGGCGACTTTTACAACGGGCTCGGGGCGTACCCGTTCGTCGCTCGGATCGGATTCAAaa ATACCAAAACCGGGACGTTTATCTTCCCCTGCTCCGGCTCCATCATTGCGCGCCAGATCGTTCTTACGTCGGCCCACTGTGCCCTGGCCAAGGCGGAAAGTCACCGGCT CTCATCGGTGCGGGTGGGCGACTACGATACGCGCACCGATCCGGATTGCGGAAGTACCGGATTCTGTGCACCGGTAGCGATCAACCACGCCGTCAGCCAGATCATTGTCCATCCGGACTACATCGAGGGCCAGTACCATCATGACATTGCGCTGCTAATACTCCGCACGCCCATCAACTACACCG TCGCTGCGCAACCGATATGTCTTCATGCGCGCAAGCAGGACCTGACCGTTGGCCGCCGGGTACAGATCATTGGCTGGGGCAAGCTGTCGACCAGTGCCGCCAAATCGCCGGAACTGCAAAGCCTCGAGGTGCCGCTCACGTCGTGGGACAAGTGCGTACGGGCGTACGCCTCAACCGGTGCGCTCCAGTCGCCCCAATCGATCGATGGCGAGTGGATGTGTGCGGGCGGGGAGGGACGGGATGCTTGCCATGGGTTCGGTGGGGCACCGCTGATCATACGGGACCAGGGCCGGTACGCCCAGATCGGCATTATGTCGTTCGGGGCGGAAACGTGCGGCGCACTGAACATGCCGAGCGTGTACACCTCGATCGCACACTACGCGCCGTGGATTGAGGCGAACTCACCGAAGGTGTTTGTGTGA
- the LOC120900835 gene encoding insulin-like peptide receptor — protein sequence MALRWKVFSLATVWLLAAAQNHDPTMSRMVRDAIEAGGNGQRSISTTTVSSNTTTTTASDTTTDDSDPRCTNVDIRNDLRRLKQIENCTVINGFLQMVLIERVPSEEFEKYSCKNLREVTGYMLFFRVINLVTLRRLFPQLAVIRGQQLIGNYALVFYYMENMIELGLKNLVAIQRGFVYTLHCPQLCHLDTIDWAAISGLENGTKSQNSFEPPKSVCNNSTVCRACVPTYCWGSESCQKFYNGYNFNGRIKCHPQCLGGCTGTSATECKVCRGWKEGKRCVEQCSADRLLYRPTKRCITKETCLERSGLLYQNECVLECPAGYSTTNVDQEQADFSDHKCYPCLYRCPKVCDGTEIMYLADADRMRGCTIVNGTLHIRLKEDHPNLVDELRNGLSDVEEIMGNLKVFRSTFIPSLEFLANLQIIHGVDVNENAKFSLMVYENSNLQRLWNFEQKTNLRLDNGGMYFANNKLLCGAQIKLLRRITDYNNASDTIDWSSNGYMQACNVQTFHVRASVLSSRNATLYWRNEPNIKTHHRLTGYLVHCIRTEVDRSPYEDRELCSKFGWKSRLVPLEGVSIEGSYYAYRLTRLKPYTRYGCYVQTYYNESVNNATDPVGMSDMVYFRTAKDRPTSPLRVHTARKNESAITLAWVILASEQGMVSLYQVDVFLQPDEVAKFDRRNYCTHPHQARSMHSEQAPGEGSCTRDTCWGCDQLEYEQELEEEEEEEEDEDDELTTPDDFFAEHTSSEDGGRIGGRRRRKRSTERPGRRQVDDFETSMLKLLKVADRHEDHYARRMRRDAATEIEFVNRLFYHTFTTDNYEYTVAGLSPFTRYVFQLFACSENDAVYCSSYSLYTDRTNPSPYVDRVNVSVEMKEQEMAPTGPELMAPKNHSSEEGNTTATITTTTTPPVSIVKTTYGDRIVLYFPEPTEVNGLTVAYRVEREVINGTYLKRRTDCFTRLEHERNQYRYTIQGVTPGEYLLRVQAISLAGAGPFSEWMLVRVLEPLPRKAVGSGKGLRDGLIALLVLLLLGGGGALAFYLCRRRRRTFRRDDKIPLAVNDGNEINLDDGFVNCPLK from the exons ATGGCATTGCGGTGGAAAGTGTTTTCCCTCGCAACCGTGTGGttgcttgctgctgcccaaAATCACGACCCCACAATGTCGCGAATGGTGCGTGACGCAATCGAAGCAGGCGGTAACGGCCAACGATCAATCTCGACGACGACTGTAAGCtcgaacaccaccaccaccaccgcgtcCGATACGACGACGGACGATAGTGATCCGCGCTGCACCAACGTGGACATCCGGAACGATCTGCGGCGCCTGAAGCAGATCGAAAACTGCACCGTAATCAATGGGTTCCTGCAAATGGTACTGATCGAGCGCGTGCCGAGCGAGGAGTTTGAAAAGTACAGCTGCAAGAACCTGAG AGAGGTAACGGGTTACATGCTGTTCTTTCGCGTCATCAATCTCGTGACCCTGCGGCGACTATTTCCGCAGCTGGCGGTCATCCGCGGGCAGCAGCTGATCGGCAACTATGCGCTGGTGTTTTACTACATGGAGAACATGATCGAG CTTGGACTGAAGAACCTGGTAGCAATCCAGCGCGGCTTCGTGTACACACTGCACTGTCCTCAGCTATGTCACCTAGATACG ATTGATTGGGCCGCTATCAGTGGGCTGGAGAATGGTACTAAAAGCCAGAACTCGTTCGAACCGCCCAAATCGGTGTGCAACAACTCGACGGTGTGCCGGGCCTGCGTACCGACCTACTGCTGGGGCAGCGAAAGCTGCCAAAAGTTCTACAATGGCTACAATTTTAATG GTCGCATCAAGTGTCACCCACAGTGCCTGGGAGGGTGTACTGGAACGTCTGCGACCGAGTGTAAGGTGTGCCGGGGTTGGAAGGAAGGCAAACGATGCGTCGAGCAGTGTTCCGCTGATCG CCTACTGTACCGCCCAACGAAGCGCTGCATCACGAAGGAAACCTGCCTGGAGCGGAGCGGGCTGCTGTACCAGAACGAGTGTGTGCTCGAGTGCCCGGCCGGCTACAGCACGACCAACGTAGACCAGGAGCAGGCCGATTTTTCCGACCACAAGTGCTACCCCTGTCTGTACCGGTGCCCGAAGGTGTGCGACGGCACCGAGATTATGTATCTGGCCGATGCCGATCGGATGCGCGGCTGCACGATCGTGAACGGTACGCTGCACATCCGGCTGAAGGAGGACCACCCGAACCTGGTCGACGAGCTGCGGAACGGGCTGAGCGATGTGGAGGAAATTATGGGCAATCTGAAGGTGTTCCGCTCCACCTTCATCCCGTCGCTCGAGTTTCTCGCCAACCTGCAGATCATCCACGGGGTGGACGTGAACGAGAACGCCAAGTTTTCGCTGATGGTGTACGAAAACAGCAACCTGCAGCGGCTGTGGAACTTTGAGCagaaaacgaacctccggctGGACAACGGCGGCATGTACTTCGCCAACAACAAGCTGCTGTGCGGTGCTCAAATCAAGCTGCTGCGCCGCATCACCGACTACAACAATGCGAGCGACACGATCGACTGGAGTTCGAACGGGTACATGCAGGCGTGCAACGTGCAAACGTTCCACGTCCGCGCGTCAGTCCTGTCGAGCCGGAACGCGACACTCTACTGGCGGAACGAGCCCAACATCAAGACGCACCACCGGCTGACGGGCTACCTGGTCCACTGCATCCGCACGGAGGTGGACCGCTCGCCGTACGAGGACCGGGAGCTCTGTTCCAAGTTTGGCTGGAAGTCTCGGCTGGTGCCGCTGGAGGGCGTCAGCATCGAGGGCAGCTACTACGCGTACCGTTTGACCCGGCTGAAGCCGTACACCCGGTACGGGTGCTACGTGCAGACGTACTACAACGAGTCGGTCAACAATGCGACCGACCCGGTGGGCATGTCCGACATGGTGTACTTCCGCACGGCCAAGGACCGGCCGACGTCGCCGCTGCGCGTGCACACGGCGCGCAAGAACGAGAGCGCGATCACGCTCGCCTGGGTGATACTGGCGTCCGAGCAGGGCATGGTGTCGCTGTACCAGGTGGACGTGTTCCTGCAGCCGGACGAGGTGGCCAAGTTCGACCGGCGCAACTACTGCACGCATCCGCATCAGGCAAGAAGCATGCACAGTGAGCAGGCGCCGGGTGAGGGAAGCTGCACCCGGGACACGTGCTGGGGCTGCGATCAGCTCGAGTACGAACAGGAGctggaagaggaggaggaagaggaagaggatgaggatgatgagcTGACGACACCGGATGACTTTTTTGCCGAGCACACGTCGTCGGAGGATGGGGGTCGTATTGGAGGGCGCCGTCGGAGGAAGCGATCCACCGAACGGCCTGGTCGCCGCCAGGTAGATGACTTTGAGACGAGCATGCTGAAGTTGCTCAAGGTGGCCGACAGGCATGAGGATCATTACGCGCGGCGTATGCGCCGCGACGCAGCAACGGAGATCGAGTTTGTGAATCGACTCTTTTACCACACCTTCACGACGGACAATTACGAGTACACGGTGGCGGGGCTGAGTCCGTTCACGCGCTACGTGTTCCAACTGTTTGCGTGCAGCGAGAACGATGCCGTGTACTGCAGCTCGTACAGTCTGTACACCGATCGGACCAACCCGTCGCCGTACGTCGATCGGGTTAATGTGAGCGttgaaatgaaggagcaagaGATGGCACCAACCGGCCCCGAACTGATGGCACCTAAAAACCACAGCTCCGAGGAAGGAAACACGaccgccaccatcaccaccacaacGACGCCCCCTGTCTCGATCGTAAAGACGACGTACGGCGATCGTATCGTGCTGTACTTTCCCGAACCGACCGAAGTGAACGGTCTCACCGTGGCTTACCGCGTCGAGCGGGAAGTTATCAATGGGACGTACCTGAAGCGGCGCACGGATTGCTTCACGCGGCTGGAACACGAGCGCAACCAGTATCGCTACACGATCCAGGGCGTTACGCCCGGCGAGTATCTGCTTCGAGTGCAGGCGATCTCGCTAGCCGGAGCTGGCCCGTTCTCCGAGTGGATGCTTGTGCGGGTGCTTGAGCCATTGCCACGGAAGGCGGTGGGCTCTGGGAAAGGGTTGCGCGATGGATTGATTGCGCTGCTCGTGCTGCTACTGTTGGGCGGTGGTGGGGCGCTAGCGTTCTACCTTTGCCGGCGTCGTCGGCGAACGTTCCGGCGGGACGATAAGATACCGCTCGCCGTCAATGATGGCAATGAGATCAATCTTGACGATGGGTTTGTAAACTGCCCGTTGAAGTAG